The following coding sequences lie in one Arachis ipaensis cultivar K30076 chromosome B03, Araip1.1, whole genome shotgun sequence genomic window:
- the LOC107630550 gene encoding uncharacterized protein LOC107630550 isoform X1 → MGCILSSFDEDEKVGICKERKKLIKQLVSIRGEFSDSLLAYLKALRNTGGTLRQFTESEILEFDSTYNGVAGPPSPRTHLPTSPVRPPPPLPPLVADEATPHDPQEVTSEDVCNNVPPMQNDAGMGSWIFSTEVQNFEIVESAEDENWEETKTEFEDEDPEPEVVPSGVRSRSGKQPVDDNTSTRSLFGKDGTDMPVVEVKRTRREKTLEAIGTELDEFFLKASACVKEIAILIDVSGGDTLLRSNSGHLDGKRGNSAKVFSILSRSRYRARDAAESFGPSEPCKPGAHCATLKKLHAAEKKLFKAVKEEVIVKLEFERKSLLLQKQENENIDWMKTDKTRSNVENLNSHLLDLRQLITETTSSILYLIDEELLPQLGALTAGLIKMWRTMNKCHQAQTLICQQLSNLSDNQNVLQNTEDHHRATIQFQTEASYWYSSFCKLVKSQREYVRTLCRWIQLTKCLWDGHESSDNSSLIHSICQQWELGLDRLPNKDASDAIKGLLSSIHSIIDQQAQEDNILKRLNKLKMRWRRCSESLSEMEEKFKYTFENEDIPVNMSPMHPLSLKRNKTEALKKEVDRMTATYMGAVQCSRTMTLNHLKTRLPQLFQSLMEFSNASAEAIEGIQNPVEQVESTDTTASQN, encoded by the exons ATGGGTTGTATTTTGTCAAGTTTTGATGAGGATGAGAAGGTTGGCATCTGCAAAGAGAGGAAGAAACTAATAAAGCAGCTAGTGAGTATTAGAGGGGAGTTTTCTGATTCCCTTTTAGCATATTTGAAAGCATTGAGGAACACTGGCGGCACCCTCCGGCAGTTCACAGAATCTGAGATTTTAGAATTTGATAGTACCTATAATGGTGTTGCAGGGCCGCCTTCTCCTCGCACTCATCTCCCTACTTCCCCGGTgcgaccaccaccaccactgccTCCGCTTGTCGCTGACGAAGCTACACCACATGATCCCCAAGAGGTGACCTCTGAGGATGTTTGCAACAATGTTCCTCCAATGCAAAATGATGCAGGTATGGGGTCCTGGATATTTTCGACCGAAGTTCAAAACTTTGAAATAGTGGAATCAGCAGAGGACGAGAACTGGGAAGAAACCAAAACAGAATTTGAGGATGAAGACCCGGAACCAGAAGTTGTTCCGAGTGGTGTAAGATCACGTAGTGGAAAGCAGCCAGTTGATGATAATACCTCCACCAGAAGCTTGTTTGGAAAGGATGGTACAGATATGCCTGTCGTTGAGGTCAAGAGAACTAGAAGGGAGAAAACATTGGAGGCAATAGGTACAGAGTTAGATGAGTTTTTCCTGAAAGCATCAGCTTGTGTAAAGGAAATTGCTATTCTTATTGATGTCAGTGGAGGAGATACTCTTCTGCGGTCTAATTCTGGGCATCTAGATG GGAAGAGAGGCAATTCTGCAAAGGTCTTCAGTATATTGTCACGGAGTAGATATCGAGCCAGAGATGCTGCTGAGTCTTTTGGTCCTAGCGAACCATGCAAGCCTGGGGCTCATTGTGCCACCCTTAAAAAGTTACATGCTGCAGAGAAGAAACTTTTCAAGGCAGTAAAG GAAGAAGTAATCGTCAAACTGGAGTTCGAGAGGAAGTCTTTATTATTGCAAAAGCAAGAGAATGAGAacattgattggatgaagactgaCAAAACTAGATCAAATGTTGAGAACCTGAACTCTCATTTATTGGATCTGCGACAATTGATCACCGAAACAACTTCATCAATTTTGTACCTTATAGACGAGGAGCTGTTACCCCAGCTGGGTGCATTAACTGCAGG GTTGATAAAAATGTGGAGGACAATGAATAAGTGTCATCAGGCCCAAACACTCATTTGTCAGCAGCTGAGTAACCTCAGCGATAATCAAAACGTATTACAAAACACCGAAGATCATCACCGGGCTACCATTCAGTTTCAGACAGAAGCCTCTTACTGGTACTCTAGCTTTTGCAAGCTTGTGAAATCTCAACGCGAGTACGTAAGGACCCTCTGTAGGTGGATTCAGCTTACCAAATGCCTCTGGGATGGCCATGAATCTAGTGATAATTCCTCATTGATTCATTCCATTTGTCAACAGTGGGAACTTGGCCTTGACAGACTACCTAACAAG GATGCCTCTGATGCAATAAAGGGCCTATTGTCATCTATCCATTCAATAATTGACCAGCAGGCGCAGGAAGATAACATTCTGAAGCGGTTGAACAAACTCAAAATGCGGTGGCGAAGATGCTCGGAGTCCCTGAGCGAGATGGAGGAAAAATTCAAGTACACCTTTGAAAATGAAGATATACCTGTTAATATGAGCCCCATGCACCCGTTATCGCTTAAAAGAAACAAAACAGAAGCCCTGAAGAAGGAAGTAGATCGTATGACAGCAACTTACATGGGTGCTGTCCAGTGTAGTAGGACCATGACTCTAAATCACCTCAAAACTAGACTTCCCCAACTTTTCCAGTCACTGATGGAATTTTCGAATGCTTCGGCCGAGGCTATTGAGGGTATCCAGAACCCTGTCGAACAAGTAGAATCCACTGATACTACTGCATCACAGAACTGA
- the LOC107630550 gene encoding uncharacterized protein LOC107630550 isoform X2, with translation MQNDAGMGSWIFSTEVQNFEIVESAEDENWEETKTEFEDEDPEPEVVPSGVRSRSGKQPVDDNTSTRSLFGKDGTDMPVVEVKRTRREKTLEAIGTELDEFFLKASACVKEIAILIDVSGGDTLLRSNSGHLDGKRGNSAKVFSILSRSRYRARDAAESFGPSEPCKPGAHCATLKKLHAAEKKLFKAVKEEVIVKLEFERKSLLLQKQENENIDWMKTDKTRSNVENLNSHLLDLRQLITETTSSILYLIDEELLPQLGALTAGLIKMWRTMNKCHQAQTLICQQLSNLSDNQNVLQNTEDHHRATIQFQTEASYWYSSFCKLVKSQREYVRTLCRWIQLTKCLWDGHESSDNSSLIHSICQQWELGLDRLPNKDASDAIKGLLSSIHSIIDQQAQEDNILKRLNKLKMRWRRCSESLSEMEEKFKYTFENEDIPVNMSPMHPLSLKRNKTEALKKEVDRMTATYMGAVQCSRTMTLNHLKTRLPQLFQSLMEFSNASAEAIEGIQNPVEQVESTDTTASQN, from the exons ATGCAAAATGATGCAGGTATGGGGTCCTGGATATTTTCGACCGAAGTTCAAAACTTTGAAATAGTGGAATCAGCAGAGGACGAGAACTGGGAAGAAACCAAAACAGAATTTGAGGATGAAGACCCGGAACCAGAAGTTGTTCCGAGTGGTGTAAGATCACGTAGTGGAAAGCAGCCAGTTGATGATAATACCTCCACCAGAAGCTTGTTTGGAAAGGATGGTACAGATATGCCTGTCGTTGAGGTCAAGAGAACTAGAAGGGAGAAAACATTGGAGGCAATAGGTACAGAGTTAGATGAGTTTTTCCTGAAAGCATCAGCTTGTGTAAAGGAAATTGCTATTCTTATTGATGTCAGTGGAGGAGATACTCTTCTGCGGTCTAATTCTGGGCATCTAGATG GGAAGAGAGGCAATTCTGCAAAGGTCTTCAGTATATTGTCACGGAGTAGATATCGAGCCAGAGATGCTGCTGAGTCTTTTGGTCCTAGCGAACCATGCAAGCCTGGGGCTCATTGTGCCACCCTTAAAAAGTTACATGCTGCAGAGAAGAAACTTTTCAAGGCAGTAAAG GAAGAAGTAATCGTCAAACTGGAGTTCGAGAGGAAGTCTTTATTATTGCAAAAGCAAGAGAATGAGAacattgattggatgaagactgaCAAAACTAGATCAAATGTTGAGAACCTGAACTCTCATTTATTGGATCTGCGACAATTGATCACCGAAACAACTTCATCAATTTTGTACCTTATAGACGAGGAGCTGTTACCCCAGCTGGGTGCATTAACTGCAGG GTTGATAAAAATGTGGAGGACAATGAATAAGTGTCATCAGGCCCAAACACTCATTTGTCAGCAGCTGAGTAACCTCAGCGATAATCAAAACGTATTACAAAACACCGAAGATCATCACCGGGCTACCATTCAGTTTCAGACAGAAGCCTCTTACTGGTACTCTAGCTTTTGCAAGCTTGTGAAATCTCAACGCGAGTACGTAAGGACCCTCTGTAGGTGGATTCAGCTTACCAAATGCCTCTGGGATGGCCATGAATCTAGTGATAATTCCTCATTGATTCATTCCATTTGTCAACAGTGGGAACTTGGCCTTGACAGACTACCTAACAAG GATGCCTCTGATGCAATAAAGGGCCTATTGTCATCTATCCATTCAATAATTGACCAGCAGGCGCAGGAAGATAACATTCTGAAGCGGTTGAACAAACTCAAAATGCGGTGGCGAAGATGCTCGGAGTCCCTGAGCGAGATGGAGGAAAAATTCAAGTACACCTTTGAAAATGAAGATATACCTGTTAATATGAGCCCCATGCACCCGTTATCGCTTAAAAGAAACAAAACAGAAGCCCTGAAGAAGGAAGTAGATCGTATGACAGCAACTTACATGGGTGCTGTCCAGTGTAGTAGGACCATGACTCTAAATCACCTCAAAACTAGACTTCCCCAACTTTTCCAGTCACTGATGGAATTTTCGAATGCTTCGGCCGAGGCTATTGAGGGTATCCAGAACCCTGTCGAACAAGTAGAATCCACTGATACTACTGCATCACAGAACTGA
- the LOC107630550 gene encoding uncharacterized protein LOC107630550 isoform X3: MGCILSSFDEDEKVGICKERKKLIKQLVSIRGEFSDSLLAYLKALRNTGGTLRQFTESEILEFDSTYNGVAGPPSPRTHLPTSPVRPPPPLPPLVADEATPHDPQEVTSEDVCNNVPPMQNDAGMGSWIFSTEVQNFEIVESAEDENWEETKTEFEDEDPEPEVVPSGVRSRSGKQPVDDNTSTRSLFGKDGTDMPVVEVKRTRREKTLEAIGTELDEFFLKASACVKEIAILIDVSGGDTLLRSNSGHLDGKRGNSAKVFSILSRSRYRARDAAESFGPSEPCKPGAHCATLKKLHAAEKKLFKAVKEEVIVKLEFERKSLLLQKQENENIDWMKTDKTRSNVENLNSHLLDLRQLITETTSSILYLIDEELLPQLGALTAGLIKMWRTMNKCHQAQTLICQQLSNLSDNQNVLQNTEDHHRATIQFQTEASYWYSSFCKLVKSQREYVRTLCRWIQLTKCLWDGHESSDNSSLIHSICQQWELGLDRLPNKVDLFFVYQQSGL; this comes from the exons ATGGGTTGTATTTTGTCAAGTTTTGATGAGGATGAGAAGGTTGGCATCTGCAAAGAGAGGAAGAAACTAATAAAGCAGCTAGTGAGTATTAGAGGGGAGTTTTCTGATTCCCTTTTAGCATATTTGAAAGCATTGAGGAACACTGGCGGCACCCTCCGGCAGTTCACAGAATCTGAGATTTTAGAATTTGATAGTACCTATAATGGTGTTGCAGGGCCGCCTTCTCCTCGCACTCATCTCCCTACTTCCCCGGTgcgaccaccaccaccactgccTCCGCTTGTCGCTGACGAAGCTACACCACATGATCCCCAAGAGGTGACCTCTGAGGATGTTTGCAACAATGTTCCTCCAATGCAAAATGATGCAGGTATGGGGTCCTGGATATTTTCGACCGAAGTTCAAAACTTTGAAATAGTGGAATCAGCAGAGGACGAGAACTGGGAAGAAACCAAAACAGAATTTGAGGATGAAGACCCGGAACCAGAAGTTGTTCCGAGTGGTGTAAGATCACGTAGTGGAAAGCAGCCAGTTGATGATAATACCTCCACCAGAAGCTTGTTTGGAAAGGATGGTACAGATATGCCTGTCGTTGAGGTCAAGAGAACTAGAAGGGAGAAAACATTGGAGGCAATAGGTACAGAGTTAGATGAGTTTTTCCTGAAAGCATCAGCTTGTGTAAAGGAAATTGCTATTCTTATTGATGTCAGTGGAGGAGATACTCTTCTGCGGTCTAATTCTGGGCATCTAGATG GGAAGAGAGGCAATTCTGCAAAGGTCTTCAGTATATTGTCACGGAGTAGATATCGAGCCAGAGATGCTGCTGAGTCTTTTGGTCCTAGCGAACCATGCAAGCCTGGGGCTCATTGTGCCACCCTTAAAAAGTTACATGCTGCAGAGAAGAAACTTTTCAAGGCAGTAAAG GAAGAAGTAATCGTCAAACTGGAGTTCGAGAGGAAGTCTTTATTATTGCAAAAGCAAGAGAATGAGAacattgattggatgaagactgaCAAAACTAGATCAAATGTTGAGAACCTGAACTCTCATTTATTGGATCTGCGACAATTGATCACCGAAACAACTTCATCAATTTTGTACCTTATAGACGAGGAGCTGTTACCCCAGCTGGGTGCATTAACTGCAGG GTTGATAAAAATGTGGAGGACAATGAATAAGTGTCATCAGGCCCAAACACTCATTTGTCAGCAGCTGAGTAACCTCAGCGATAATCAAAACGTATTACAAAACACCGAAGATCATCACCGGGCTACCATTCAGTTTCAGACAGAAGCCTCTTACTGGTACTCTAGCTTTTGCAAGCTTGTGAAATCTCAACGCGAGTACGTAAGGACCCTCTGTAGGTGGATTCAGCTTACCAAATGCCTCTGGGATGGCCATGAATCTAGTGATAATTCCTCATTGATTCATTCCATTTGTCAACAGTGGGAACTTGGCCTTGACAGACTACCTAACAAG GTGGATTTGTTCTTTGTATATCAGCAGTCAGGTTTATAA
- the LOC107630550 gene encoding uncharacterized protein LOC107630550 isoform X5, with the protein MGCILSSFDEDEKVGICKERKKLIKQLVSIRGEFSDSLLAYLKALRNTGGTLRQFTESEILEFDSTYNGVAGPPSPRTHLPTSPVRPPPPLPPLVADEATPHDPQEVTSEDVCNNVPPMQNDAGMGSWIFSTEVQNFEIVESAEDENWEETKTEFEDEDPEPEVVPSGVRSRSGKQPVDDNTSTRSLFGKDGTDMPVVEVKRTRREKTLEAIGTELDEFFLKASACVKEIAILIDVSGGDTLLRSNSGHLDGKRGNSAKVFSILSRSRYRARDAAESFGPSEPCKPGAHCATLKKLHAAEKKLFKAVKEEVIVKLEFERKSLLLQKQENENIDWMKTDKTRSNVENLNSHLLDLRQLITETTSSILYLIDEELLPQLGALTAGLIKMWRTMNKCHQAQTLICQQLSNLSDNQNVLQNTEDHHRATIQFQTEASYWYSSFCKLVKSQREYVRTLCRWIQLTKCLWDGHESSDNSSLIHSICQQWELGLDRLPNKSGL; encoded by the exons ATGGGTTGTATTTTGTCAAGTTTTGATGAGGATGAGAAGGTTGGCATCTGCAAAGAGAGGAAGAAACTAATAAAGCAGCTAGTGAGTATTAGAGGGGAGTTTTCTGATTCCCTTTTAGCATATTTGAAAGCATTGAGGAACACTGGCGGCACCCTCCGGCAGTTCACAGAATCTGAGATTTTAGAATTTGATAGTACCTATAATGGTGTTGCAGGGCCGCCTTCTCCTCGCACTCATCTCCCTACTTCCCCGGTgcgaccaccaccaccactgccTCCGCTTGTCGCTGACGAAGCTACACCACATGATCCCCAAGAGGTGACCTCTGAGGATGTTTGCAACAATGTTCCTCCAATGCAAAATGATGCAGGTATGGGGTCCTGGATATTTTCGACCGAAGTTCAAAACTTTGAAATAGTGGAATCAGCAGAGGACGAGAACTGGGAAGAAACCAAAACAGAATTTGAGGATGAAGACCCGGAACCAGAAGTTGTTCCGAGTGGTGTAAGATCACGTAGTGGAAAGCAGCCAGTTGATGATAATACCTCCACCAGAAGCTTGTTTGGAAAGGATGGTACAGATATGCCTGTCGTTGAGGTCAAGAGAACTAGAAGGGAGAAAACATTGGAGGCAATAGGTACAGAGTTAGATGAGTTTTTCCTGAAAGCATCAGCTTGTGTAAAGGAAATTGCTATTCTTATTGATGTCAGTGGAGGAGATACTCTTCTGCGGTCTAATTCTGGGCATCTAGATG GGAAGAGAGGCAATTCTGCAAAGGTCTTCAGTATATTGTCACGGAGTAGATATCGAGCCAGAGATGCTGCTGAGTCTTTTGGTCCTAGCGAACCATGCAAGCCTGGGGCTCATTGTGCCACCCTTAAAAAGTTACATGCTGCAGAGAAGAAACTTTTCAAGGCAGTAAAG GAAGAAGTAATCGTCAAACTGGAGTTCGAGAGGAAGTCTTTATTATTGCAAAAGCAAGAGAATGAGAacattgattggatgaagactgaCAAAACTAGATCAAATGTTGAGAACCTGAACTCTCATTTATTGGATCTGCGACAATTGATCACCGAAACAACTTCATCAATTTTGTACCTTATAGACGAGGAGCTGTTACCCCAGCTGGGTGCATTAACTGCAGG GTTGATAAAAATGTGGAGGACAATGAATAAGTGTCATCAGGCCCAAACACTCATTTGTCAGCAGCTGAGTAACCTCAGCGATAATCAAAACGTATTACAAAACACCGAAGATCATCACCGGGCTACCATTCAGTTTCAGACAGAAGCCTCTTACTGGTACTCTAGCTTTTGCAAGCTTGTGAAATCTCAACGCGAGTACGTAAGGACCCTCTGTAGGTGGATTCAGCTTACCAAATGCCTCTGGGATGGCCATGAATCTAGTGATAATTCCTCATTGATTCATTCCATTTGTCAACAGTGGGAACTTGGCCTTGACAGACTACCTAACAAG TCAGGTTTATAA
- the LOC107630550 gene encoding uncharacterized protein LOC107630550 isoform X4 codes for MGCILSSFDEDEKVGICKERKKLIKQLVSIRGEFSDSLLAYLKALRNTGGTLRQFTESEILEFDSTYNGVAGPPSPRTHLPTSPVRPPPPLPPLVADEATPHDPQEVTSEDVCNNVPPMQNDAGMGSWIFSTEVQNFEIVESAEDENWEETKTEFEDEDPEPEVVPSGVRSRSGKQPVDDNTSTRSLFGKDGTDMPVVEVKRTRREKTLEAIGTELDEFFLKASACVKEIAILIDVSGGDTLLRSNSGHLDGKRGNSAKVFSILSRSRYRARDAAESFGPSEPCKPGAHCATLKKLHAAEKKLFKAVKEEVIVKLEFERKSLLLQKQENENIDWMKTDKTRSNVENLNSHLLDLRQLITETTSSILYLIDEELLPQLGALTAGLIKMWRTMNKCHQAQTLICQQLSNLSDNQNVLQNTEDHHRATIQFQTEASYWYSSFCKLVKSQREYVRTLCRWIQLTKCLWDGHESSDNSSLIHSICQQWELGLDRLPNKQSGL; via the exons ATGGGTTGTATTTTGTCAAGTTTTGATGAGGATGAGAAGGTTGGCATCTGCAAAGAGAGGAAGAAACTAATAAAGCAGCTAGTGAGTATTAGAGGGGAGTTTTCTGATTCCCTTTTAGCATATTTGAAAGCATTGAGGAACACTGGCGGCACCCTCCGGCAGTTCACAGAATCTGAGATTTTAGAATTTGATAGTACCTATAATGGTGTTGCAGGGCCGCCTTCTCCTCGCACTCATCTCCCTACTTCCCCGGTgcgaccaccaccaccactgccTCCGCTTGTCGCTGACGAAGCTACACCACATGATCCCCAAGAGGTGACCTCTGAGGATGTTTGCAACAATGTTCCTCCAATGCAAAATGATGCAGGTATGGGGTCCTGGATATTTTCGACCGAAGTTCAAAACTTTGAAATAGTGGAATCAGCAGAGGACGAGAACTGGGAAGAAACCAAAACAGAATTTGAGGATGAAGACCCGGAACCAGAAGTTGTTCCGAGTGGTGTAAGATCACGTAGTGGAAAGCAGCCAGTTGATGATAATACCTCCACCAGAAGCTTGTTTGGAAAGGATGGTACAGATATGCCTGTCGTTGAGGTCAAGAGAACTAGAAGGGAGAAAACATTGGAGGCAATAGGTACAGAGTTAGATGAGTTTTTCCTGAAAGCATCAGCTTGTGTAAAGGAAATTGCTATTCTTATTGATGTCAGTGGAGGAGATACTCTTCTGCGGTCTAATTCTGGGCATCTAGATG GGAAGAGAGGCAATTCTGCAAAGGTCTTCAGTATATTGTCACGGAGTAGATATCGAGCCAGAGATGCTGCTGAGTCTTTTGGTCCTAGCGAACCATGCAAGCCTGGGGCTCATTGTGCCACCCTTAAAAAGTTACATGCTGCAGAGAAGAAACTTTTCAAGGCAGTAAAG GAAGAAGTAATCGTCAAACTGGAGTTCGAGAGGAAGTCTTTATTATTGCAAAAGCAAGAGAATGAGAacattgattggatgaagactgaCAAAACTAGATCAAATGTTGAGAACCTGAACTCTCATTTATTGGATCTGCGACAATTGATCACCGAAACAACTTCATCAATTTTGTACCTTATAGACGAGGAGCTGTTACCCCAGCTGGGTGCATTAACTGCAGG GTTGATAAAAATGTGGAGGACAATGAATAAGTGTCATCAGGCCCAAACACTCATTTGTCAGCAGCTGAGTAACCTCAGCGATAATCAAAACGTATTACAAAACACCGAAGATCATCACCGGGCTACCATTCAGTTTCAGACAGAAGCCTCTTACTGGTACTCTAGCTTTTGCAAGCTTGTGAAATCTCAACGCGAGTACGTAAGGACCCTCTGTAGGTGGATTCAGCTTACCAAATGCCTCTGGGATGGCCATGAATCTAGTGATAATTCCTCATTGATTCATTCCATTTGTCAACAGTGGGAACTTGGCCTTGACAGACTACCTAACAAG CAGTCAGGTTTATAA